One segment of Anastrepha obliqua isolate idAnaObli1 chromosome 3, idAnaObli1_1.0, whole genome shotgun sequence DNA contains the following:
- the LOC129240282 gene encoding bifunctional peptidase and (3S)-lysyl hydroxylase Jmjd7, with translation MERITAALDVLLREADELCIGTEVTELDQIPEPVEFARNFYAKSQPVVIRNAIKHWPAVHKWKPAYLEQVLDKKVLDVTSTPNGYADGLAKQDGIEYFVLPLEEKMCMNEFLQKLDDPTGAIYYIQKQNSNFTTDFPELAKDIDVRDLKFAEQCLNTPPLVNFWMGDERAVTSMHKDPFDNLYCVISGHKDFTLLPPHQVVNIPRQLYPVGQYRRNPLGQFYIEPSETNETKQMQTEWISIDPLAPDLSKYPQFARTQPLHVRVNAGDVLFLPNFWFHHVQQSHKCIAVNFWYDMEFDNRYCFYRMLEKLVEINPN, from the coding sequence ATGGAGAGAATAACTGCGGCATTGGACGTACTTTTAAGGGAAGCAGATGAGCTGTGTATTGGAACAGAAGTGACTGAACTAGATCAAATACCGGAACCGGTAGAATTTGCGCGGAATTTCTATGCCAAAAGCCAACCCGTAGTGATACGTAATGCCATCAAGCATTGGCCGGCGGTACATAAGTGGAAACCAGCTTATTTAGAGCAGGTGCTTGATAAGAAAGTATTAGATGTGACTTCAACGCCCAATGGTTACGCGGACGGCTTGGCAAAACAAGATGGTATTGAGTATTTTGTGCTACCTCTTGAAGAGAAAATGTGTATGAATGAATTCCTACAAAAGCTAGATGATCCCACTGGTgctatatattatattcaaaagcaGAATTCAAATTTCACAACTGATTTCCCAGAGTTAGCTAAAGATATTGATGTGCGCGATTTGAAATTTGCTGAACAGTGTTTGAATACTCCACCGTTGGTAAATTTTTGGATGGGTGATGAACGCGCCGTCACCTCCATGCACAAAGACCCATTTGATAATTTGTATTGTGTCATCTCTGGACATAAGGACTTTACATTGTTACCACCGCACCAAGTTGTAAATATACCACGGCAATTGTACCCTGTCGGACAATATAGACGTAATCCATTGGGCCAGTTTTACATTGAACCTTCTGAGACAAACGAAACAAAACAGATGCAAACGGAATGGATAAGCATTGATCCATTAGCACCAGATTTGAGCAAATACCCACAATTTGCACGTACGCAACCACTACATGTGCGAGTGAATGCCGGTGATGTTTTGTTCTTGCCCAATTTTTGGTTTCATCATGTACAGCAGTCTCACAAGTGTATAGCCGTTAATTTTTGGTATGACATGGAGTTCGATAATCGGTACTGTTTTTACCGTATGCTGGAAAAGCTTGTGGAAATAAATCCAAATTAG